A part of Thermus thermamylovorans genomic DNA contains:
- a CDS encoding 1,4-alpha-glucan branching protein, with product MARFALVLHAHLPYVRAHGAWPFGEETLYEAMAETYLPLLRALERLHQEGVEARFTLGITPILAEQLADARIREGFRAYAEDRLGRAQGDYLRYAGTELERSARHQVAFWELTLDHFHHLGGDLLQAFRRAQERGQVELLTSSATHGYSPLLGYEEALWAQIKTGVAAYRRHFAQDPTGYWLPEMAYRPRGPWKPPVEGVPEGLRPGVDELLMRAGIRYTFVDAHLVQGGRALSPYGEASLQVESAEATYYVHELESGLRVLARNQETALQVWSADHGYPGEGLYREFHRKDPLSGLHHWRVTHRQADLAHKAPYDPEAAFAKVREHAAHFVGLVERLSREHPDGVILAPYDAELFGHWWYEGVAWLEAVLRLLARAEGVRAVTAKEAAQGKAVRAALPEGSWGRGGDHRVWLNEGTLDYWRLVYRAEGAMREAVRRGNVPHRVLQQAMRELLLLEASDWPFLIDTGQAVAYAEERYRGHAEAFFRLLQGVSPEELKALEEQDNPFPEADPKLYLEPGLVLS from the coding sequence ATGGCGCGCTTCGCCCTGGTCCTCCACGCCCACCTCCCCTACGTGCGGGCCCACGGGGCCTGGCCCTTTGGGGAGGAAACCCTGTACGAGGCCATGGCCGAGACCTACCTGCCCCTCCTTCGGGCTTTGGAAAGGCTCCATCAGGAGGGGGTGGAGGCCCGCTTCACCCTGGGGATTACCCCCATCCTGGCGGAGCAGCTGGCGGACGCCCGCATCAGGGAGGGCTTCCGCGCTTACGCGGAGGACCGCCTGGGGCGGGCCCAGGGCGACTACCTGCGCTATGCGGGCACGGAGCTGGAAAGGAGCGCCCGCCACCAGGTGGCCTTCTGGGAGCTCACCCTGGACCACTTCCACCACCTGGGGGGCGACCTCCTCCAGGCCTTCCGCCGGGCCCAGGAGCGGGGGCAGGTGGAGCTCCTCACCAGTAGCGCCACCCACGGCTACTCCCCCCTCCTGGGCTACGAGGAGGCCCTTTGGGCCCAGATCAAGACCGGTGTGGCCGCCTACCGCCGCCACTTCGCCCAGGACCCCACGGGCTACTGGCTTCCGGAGATGGCCTACCGGCCGAGGGGCCCCTGGAAGCCCCCGGTGGAGGGGGTGCCGGAGGGGCTCAGGCCGGGGGTGGACGAGCTCCTCATGCGGGCCGGGATCCGCTACACCTTCGTGGACGCCCACCTGGTCCAGGGGGGGAGGGCGCTTTCCCCTTACGGGGAGGCTTCCTTGCAGGTGGAAAGCGCTGAGGCCACCTACTACGTTCACGAGCTGGAGTCGGGCCTTCGGGTGCTGGCCCGCAACCAGGAAACCGCCCTCCAGGTATGGAGTGCCGACCATGGCTACCCCGGGGAGGGGCTTTACCGGGAGTTCCACCGCAAGGACCCCCTCTCTGGCCTCCACCACTGGCGGGTGACCCACCGGCAGGCGGACCTGGCCCACAAGGCCCCCTACGACCCCGAGGCGGCCTTCGCCAAGGTGCGGGAGCACGCCGCCCACTTTGTGGGCTTGGTGGAGCGCCTCTCCCGGGAGCACCCGGATGGGGTCATCCTCGCCCCCTACGACGCCGAGCTTTTCGGCCACTGGTGGTACGAGGGGGTGGCCTGGCTGGAGGCGGTGCTGCGCCTCCTCGCCCGCGCGGAGGGGGTAAGGGCGGTGACCGCCAAGGAGGCGGCGCAGGGGAAGGCGGTGCGCGCCGCTCTGCCTGAGGGCTCCTGGGGCCGGGGGGGGGACCACCGGGTCTGGCTCAACGAGGGGACCCTGGACTACTGGCGCCTGGTTTACCGGGCGGAGGGGGCCATGCGGGAGGCGGTGCGCCGGGGGAACGTTCCTCACCGGGTGCTGCAGCAGGCCATGCGGGAGCTTCTCCTCCTGGAAGCTTCCGACTGGCCCTTCCTCATCGATACCGGCCAGGCGGTGGCGTACGCCGAGGAGCGCTACCGGGGACATGCCGAGGCCTTCTTCCGCCTCCTCCAGGGGGTTTCCCCGGAGGAGCTCAAGGCCTTGGAGGAGCAGGACAACCCCTTCCCGGAGGCCGACCCCAAGCTTTACCTGGAGCCCGGTCTGGTCCTTTCCTGA
- a CDS encoding nitrilase-related carbon-nitrogen hydrolase, which translates to MVRHAILQFRPEKARLKENLARLEGHLKALRPHAPEVVVLPEAALTGYFLQGGVRELSLTRHELLELLSGVHRAVGWEGLLDVVVGFYERDEGAYYNSAAYLELPHRVVHVHRKVFLPTYGVFDEERYLARGNRAMAFQTRFGRAAILICEDFWHSITAAIAALDGAEVLYVPAASPARGFHGERPENVERWRTLARAVAAEHGVYVVLASLVGFEGGKGMSGGSLAAGPEGRILAEAPLFEEAALLFALDRERIPPVRYDSPLLSDLQAALPLLFRDLERVLQKEGR; encoded by the coding sequence GTGGTCCGGCACGCCATACTGCAGTTCCGCCCCGAGAAGGCCAGGCTGAAGGAGAACCTGGCCCGCCTCGAGGGCCACCTGAAGGCCCTCCGCCCCCACGCCCCCGAGGTGGTGGTCCTGCCCGAGGCCGCCCTCACCGGCTACTTCCTGCAAGGGGGGGTAAGGGAGCTTTCCCTGACCCGCCACGAGCTTCTGGAACTCCTTTCCGGGGTGCACCGGGCCGTGGGGTGGGAGGGGCTTTTGGACGTGGTGGTGGGCTTCTATGAGCGGGACGAGGGGGCCTATTACAACAGCGCCGCCTACCTGGAGCTCCCCCACCGCGTGGTCCACGTGCACCGCAAGGTCTTCCTGCCCACCTACGGGGTCTTCGACGAGGAGCGCTACCTGGCCCGGGGAAACCGGGCCATGGCCTTCCAGACCCGCTTCGGCCGGGCGGCCATCCTCATCTGCGAAGACTTCTGGCACTCCATCACCGCGGCCATCGCCGCCTTGGACGGGGCCGAGGTCCTCTACGTGCCCGCGGCCAGCCCGGCCCGGGGCTTTCATGGGGAGCGCCCGGAGAACGTGGAGCGCTGGCGCACCCTGGCCCGGGCGGTGGCGGCGGAGCACGGGGTGTACGTGGTGCTCGCCAGCCTGGTGGGGTTTGAGGGGGGGAAGGGGATGAGCGGGGGCAGCCTGGCGGCGGGGCCCGAAGGGCGGATCCTGGCCGAGGCTCCCCTCTTTGAGGAGGCGGCGCTGCTCTTCGCCCTGGACCGGGAACGCATCCCCCCTGTGCGTTACGATAGCCCCCTCCTTTCCGACCTGCAGGCCGCCTTGCCCCTCCTCTTTCGCGACCTGGAACGGGTGCTGCAAAAGGAGGGAAGATGA
- a CDS encoding NAD+ synthase: MTVLEAPKAQETLELHWPLVADFLTRFIREELAWRGYEKAIVAVSGGVDSATTLALAVRALGPKGVHALFLPHRESSPLSREHAHLVAEAFGVALEEVDITPMVEGYAAQTPDLTPHRKGNLMARARMMVLFDKSQAYGALPLGTGNKTERLFGYFTWHGDDTPPVNPLGDLYKTQVWALARFLGVPEAVVAKAPTADLIPGQTDEADLGVRYLRADVILEHYLKGYPDAYLLGLGYTEGEIRRVKDGVNRTHWKRALPTVALLSSTAIGEFYLRPLDYRP; encoded by the coding sequence ATGACCGTTCTGGAAGCTCCCAAGGCCCAGGAGACCCTAGAGCTCCACTGGCCGCTGGTGGCCGACTTCCTCACCCGCTTCATACGGGAAGAGCTCGCCTGGCGGGGCTACGAAAAGGCCATCGTGGCCGTCTCGGGAGGGGTGGACTCCGCCACCACCTTAGCCCTGGCGGTGCGGGCCCTGGGGCCTAAAGGGGTCCACGCCCTCTTCCTGCCCCACCGGGAGAGTAGCCCCCTTTCCCGGGAGCACGCCCACCTGGTGGCGGAGGCCTTCGGGGTGGCCCTGGAGGAGGTGGACATCACCCCCATGGTGGAGGGCTACGCCGCCCAAACCCCGGACCTCACCCCCCACCGCAAGGGGAACCTCATGGCCCGGGCGCGGATGATGGTCCTCTTCGACAAGTCCCAGGCCTACGGGGCCTTGCCCTTGGGCACGGGCAACAAGACGGAACGGCTTTTCGGCTACTTCACCTGGCACGGGGACGACACCCCCCCGGTGAACCCCTTGGGGGACCTCTACAAGACCCAGGTCTGGGCCCTGGCCCGCTTTCTTGGGGTGCCCGAGGCGGTGGTGGCCAAGGCCCCCACCGCCGACCTCATCCCGGGCCAGACGGACGAGGCCGACCTGGGGGTGCGCTACCTCCGGGCCGACGTCATCCTGGAGCACTACCTGAAGGGCTACCCCGACGCCTACCTCCTGGGCCTCGGCTATACCGAGGGAGAAATCCGCCGGGTGAAGGACGGGGTGAACCGCACCCACTGGAAGCGGGCCCTGCCCACCGTGGCCCTCCTCTCCTCCACCGCCATCGGGGAGTTCTACCTCCGCCCCTTGGACTACCGGCCATGA
- a CDS encoding CoA-binding protein codes for MTDAELKAYLERARTIAVLGAHKDPSRPAHYVPRYLFGQGYRILPVNPRFKGEVLFGAKVLGSLAEVGGPVDILDVFRPPEALMGHLEEVLALRPGMVWLQSGIRHPAFEAALRGAGLLLVADRCLMVEHRRLFSL; via the coding sequence ATGACGGACGCGGAACTCAAAGCCTACCTGGAAAGGGCGCGCACCATCGCCGTCCTCGGGGCCCACAAGGACCCTTCCCGTCCCGCCCACTACGTGCCCAGGTACCTCTTTGGGCAGGGCTACCGCATCCTGCCCGTGAACCCCCGCTTTAAGGGAGAGGTGCTTTTCGGGGCCAAGGTGCTGGGGAGCCTGGCCGAGGTGGGCGGGCCCGTGGACATCCTGGACGTCTTCCGCCCCCCGGAGGCCCTCATGGGCCACCTGGAGGAGGTTCTGGCCCTCCGCCCCGGGATGGTGTGGCTCCAGTCGGGGATCCGCCACCCTGCCTTTGAGGCGGCCTTGAGGGGGGCGGGCCTCCTCTTGGTGGCGGACCGCTGCCTCATGGTGGAACACCGGCGGCTCTTTTCCCTCTGA